The following proteins are encoded in a genomic region of Glycine soja cultivar W05 chromosome 17, ASM419377v2, whole genome shotgun sequence:
- the LOC114393853 gene encoding UDP-glucuronate 4-epimerase 5-like, whose protein sequence is MSQVNEHHHHAPSTPGKLKPEKSPYNRLRIHSSLSKLTLWSSFFLAFILFLFILSPPSPSASPRRRSLGDSWGGSHWEKRVAKSARRSSPSSLSVLVTGAAGFVGSHVSLSLKRRGDGVVGLDNFNRYYDPALKRARQRLLDRAGVFVVDADLNDSALLRKLFDVVPFTHVMHLAAQAGVRYAMQNPQSYIHSNIAGFVNLLEASKSANPQPSIVWASSSSVYGLNSKVPFSEKDRTDQPASLYAATKKAGEEIAHSYNHIYGLSITGLRFFTVYGPWGRPDMAYFFFTKDILKGKQITIFESLDGGTVARDFTYIDDIVKGCLGALDTAKKSTGSGGKKKGPAQFRVFNLGNTSPVPVSELVAILEKLLKVKAKKKVLPMPTNGDVKFTHANISLAHRDLGYRPTTDLETGLRKFVKWYLEFYSKKSSW, encoded by the coding sequence ATGTCGCAGGTGAATGAGCACCACCACCACGCACCCTCCACGCCAGGGAAATTGAAGCCAGAAAAATCCCCATACAACCGCCTCCGTATCCACTCCTCTCTCTCCAAACTCACTCTCTGGTCCTCCTTCTTCCTCGCATtcatcctcttcctcttcattCTGTCACCGCCTTCGCCCTCCGCCTCCCCCCGCCGCCGCTCCCTCGGCGACTCCTGGGGCGGCTCCCACTGGGAAAAGCGCGTCGCCAAGTCCGCTCGCCGCTCCTCCCCCTCCAGCCTCTCTGTCCTCGTCACCGGAGCCGCCGGCTTCGTCGGCTCCCACGTCTCCCTCTCCCTCAAGCGCCGTGGCGACGGTGTCGTCGGCCTCGACAACTTCAACCGCTACTACGACCCCGCCCTCAAGCGCGCCCGCCAGCGCCTCCTCGACCGCGCCGGCGTCTTCGTCGTCGACGCCGACCTCAACGACTCCGCCCTCCTCCGCAAGCTCTTCGATGTCGTCCCTTTCACCCACGTCATGCACCTCGCCGCCCAGGCCGGTGTCCGCTACGCCATGCAGAACCCCCAATCCTACATCCACAGCAACATCGCCGGTTTCGTCAACCTTCTAGAAGCTTCCAAATCCGCTAACCCTCAACCCTCTATCGTCTGGGCCTCTTCAAGCTCCGTCTACGGCCTCAATTCCAAAGTCCCCTTCTCCGAAAAAGACCGTACGGATCAACCCGCAAGCCTCTATGCCGCCACAAAGAAAGCCGGCGAAGAAATCGCTCACTCCTATAACCACATCTACGGGCTTTCCATCACCGGGCTTCGGTTCTTCACTGTTTACGGGCCCTGGGGCCGACCCGACATGGCGTACTTCTTCTTCACGAAGGACATTCTGAAAGGGAAGCAGATTACGATATTCGAGTCACTCGACGGCGGAACCGTGGCGAGGGATTTCACCTACATTGACGACATTGTGAAGGGGTGTTTAGGGGCTTTGGATACCGCGAAGAAGAGTACCGGGAGTGGGGGCAAGAAAAAAGGGCCTGCTCAATTTAGGGTTTTTAATTTGGGGAATACTTCCCCTGTGCCTGTGAGTGAGCTTGTGGCGATTCTGGAGAAGCTTCTTAAGGTGAAGGCCAAGAAGAAGGTGCTTCCAATGCCCACCAATGGAGATGTGAAGTTCACTCATGCTAATATTAGTTTGGCTCACAGGGACCTTGGGTATAGGCCCACCACTGATTTGGAGACTGGGCTTAGAAAGTTTGTGAAGTGGTACCTTGAATTTTACTCCAAGAAGAGCTCTTGGTGA
- the LOC114393854 gene encoding uncharacterized protein LOC114393854 — protein MAVNLGNLALLLDLTSPRSVILERKARPAGSDVVLCAPPSKRDYPSSSSYAVVARGKSNSEKNGVDFDSDEEEEEEEEGGGGGGGFVDWETEMRQRVREFEERRELEKKAEELQSRVGEEGEEEETEEEKRMRVRKELEKVAKEQAERRATAQLMFDLGQKAYGKGSYGRAIEFLEAALTIIPGPTLFGGEIQIWLAMAYEAHNRHKDCIALYRQLEKTHPSVSIRRQAAELRYILQAPKLKISQEEMVTIPLIGSTYDSYAATWSDKYKDNDKKISGSVTNQLPSSKDYLGDFLVWKPPVGLGKNRAFWVGLTIWLGLVGAALFIQR, from the exons ATGGCTGTGAACCTTGGGAACTTGGCGTTGCTACTGGACCTGACTTCGCCGCGGAGCGTGATTCTGGAGAGGAAAGCGCGTCCCGCCGGATCCGACGTCGTTTTGTGCGCGCCGCCGTCCAAGAGGGACtacccctcctcctcctcctacgcGGTGGTGGCGCGTGGGAAGTCGAACTCGGAGAAGAACGGCGTGGATTTCGACAGCgacgaggaggaggaggaggaggaggaggggggAGGCGGCGGTGGGGGGTTCGTGGACTGGGAGACGGAAATGCGGCAGAGAGTGAGGGAGTTCGAGGAGAGGAGGGAGCTCGAGAAGAAGGCCGAGGAGTTGCAGAGTCGCGTTGGAGAGGAAGGCGAGGAGGAAGAAACCGAGGAAGAAAAGAGGATGAGAGTCAGGAAAGAGCTCGAAAag GTAGCTAAGGAACAGGCAGAGAGGAGGGCCACTGCTCAGTTGATGTTTGATTTGGGTCAGAAGGCTTATGGGAAGGGATCCTATGGACGTGCCATTGAGTTTCTTGAAGCTGCACTTACTATCATACCCGGACCTACATTATTCGGTGGTGAG ATACAAATATGGCTGGCTATGGCTTATGAAGCCCATAACCGCCATAAAGATTGCATTGCTCTATACCGACAATTAGAAAAGACGCACCCAAGTGTTAGCATCCGACGCCAAGCTGCAGAGCTTCGTTACATTTTACAAGCGCCAAAGCTCAAGATATCCCAGGAGGAGATGGTGACTATACCCTTGATTGGTTCTACTTATGACAG CTATGCGGCAACATGGAGTGATAAATACAAggacaatgataaaaaaattagtggATCAGTCACGAATCAGCTTCCATCATCTAAAGATTACCTTGGGGACTTTCTTGTATGGAAACCTCCTGTCGGGTTAGGGAAAAATCGAGCTTTCTGGGTTGGCCTAACAATATGGTTGGGATTAGTTGGAGCTGCCCTCTTTATTCAAAGATAA